AGCACCCCAGCCGTCGGCTTGCCGCGCGAACCGTCCGCCAGGTAGCCGGTGAAGCTCTTGCCGCCGAACTCGTAGACGATCGCCTGCATGTCCATGTCATCCCTCCGACGGTCCCGGCCGCCCGAATTGCACCGGACGGCGGCCTCGGCTGTCAAGCTTGGGGTTGCATCCCGGACCAGGCCCGGTTTCGCTAGCCTCGCCCAGACAGGAGCCCCCCGATGCTCTACGCCATCCTCTGCTACAACTCCGAACAGATCGTCGGCTCCTGGACCCAGGAGCAGGACGACGCCGTCATGGCGCGCCTGCAGGTGGTCCACGAAGCCCTTGACGGCAAGCTCGGCCCCGCGATCCGGCTGAACCCGACCAAGGCCGCCACCACACTGATGAAGAACGAGGAGCCGCACTACGTGATCGACGGCCCCTATGCCGAGACCAAGGAGGCCCTGCTGGGCTTCTACATCCTCGACGTCGCCGACAAGGAGGAGGCCCTGGACGCCGCGCGCCAGCTAGCGGTCGCCAACCCCGGCGGCGCCTACGAGATCCGGCCGATCATGCTCTACATTCCAGGGATGGCCCTGCCCGAGACCTGAGCGCCCGCGAAAATCGTAAGGGGGCTGTCGGCATCCGGGCCCCTGAAACGTCCTTGGTCTGACGACGCCAAGCATGGCGACGCGACCCATCGATGGGACAGGAGAGACGATCTATGACCATGAGCGACACGATGACCCCCAAACTCTGGCGCTGGATCGGCTGGGTGCTGACGGGCCTCTTCACAGCCTTCATGATCTTCGACACCTCGATCAAGCTGCTGGATCTGGAGATCGTGCGCGAGTCCCTGGTCGGCCTGGGCTATCCGGCCCATCTAGGCCGCGGCATCGGGGTCATCGAGCTGGTCTGCCTGGTGTTCTTCCTCGTTCCCCGCACCTCGCTGCTGGGCGCGATCCTGATGATGTCAGTCCTGGGCGGCGGCATCACCAGCCAAATGCGCCTGGAGGCGCCGCTGTTCAGCCATGTCCTGTTCGGGGTCTATCTGGGCCTGCTGATGTGGGGCGGCCTGTTCCTGCGCGACTCGCGATTGCGCGGCCTCTTCCCGATCCGGCGGTAGTCGGCGGGCTCGGTCTGGAACTCCGGGCGATCGCCTGCTAGACGGACCTCCGTCGCCGAAACGACGCGCGGGCGTGGTGGAACTGGTAGACGCGCCGGACTCAAAATCCGGTTCCGAAAGGAGTGTCGGTTCGAGCCCGACCGCCCGCACCATCAGCACTGGGTCGACCCCGACATGCCCGAAGTCGCCGTCCAGTCCCTGCTGAAGACGCCGACCGTCTCGGTCCGCGACATCTGTTGCCAGGGCCGTTGCAGGCGCCGGAGCGCCGAGGAGAGCGCGAGCGCCACCGAGCTGGTGTTCCCCTATCGCGGCGTCTATGCGCGGCACGTCGGCGCCGACCAGGCCATCGCCGAGGCCAACCAGGTGCTGTTCTTCAACGCCGGCGAGGGCTACCGGGTCAGCCATCCGGTCGCGGGCGGGGACGCCTGCCTGTCGTTGGCCATCGACGAACCGCTGCTGCGCGAACTGGCCCCCAAGGCCCTGCTACGGGACGGGGCGGCCGTGGCGTTCCGCCGCCAGCGCCTTCGCATCGACCCGCGGGCCCAGGAGCTGATCGCCCTGCTGCGGCACGGCCTGCGCCAAGGTTCGGCCGAGCCGCTGGAAGCCGAGAGCCTGGCGCTCACCCTCGTGCAGCGCGCCCTGGGTCCGCGCACCACCCACGCTGCCGGGGCCAGCCCCGGGCGGCAGAAGCTCGCCGATCGGGTCAAGCTGGTGTTGGCCAGCGATCCCGCGCGCCGCTGGACCCTGGCCGACATCGCGGCCGAGGTGGGCGGGTCTCCGGTCTACCTCACCCAGGTCTTCCAGCAGGTCGAGGGCCTGCCGCTCTATCGCTACCAGATGCGCCTGCGGCTGGCGCGGGCGCTGAACCTGCTGCCGCAGTACGACGACCTGACAGCGCTGGGCCTCGACCTCGGCTTCTCCAGCCACAGCCATTTCAGCGCCGCGTTCCGGGAGACCTACGGGCGTTCGCCCTCGGCGTTCCGGCGGGCGGCGCTGCGTCGCGTCACGCCAGGCGGCTAAGGCGGCCTTGCCCTGGCGTGAACCTTGTGGCCGCCGCCCTGGGCGCTAGGGTGGCCCTTGAACGCGGCCGACCTGGCCGCCGCACGATCAAGGGGACCGACATGGCGGATTTCGGAGGCGAGCCGAACCTTGAGGCCTTCCGCGCCGAGGCCCGCGGGTGGCTGGAAGCCAACTTCCCACCCACCCTGGCGGGCAAGGGCGTCCTGGCCTCGGCCGAGATCTCGGCGCCCAATCCCGACCTCGCCGCCTGGCGCAAGGCCGTCGGCGCCAAGGGCTGGGGAACGCCGACCTGGCCGACCCAGTACGGCGGCGGCGGACTCTCGCCCCAGGAAGCCAAGGTGCTGGCCCAGGAGATGGCCAAGCTGGGCGCCTTCAATCCGCTGATGTTCGGCATGGGCGTGACCATGATCGGCCCGACCATCATGGACTACGGGACCGAGGCCCAGAAGGCGAAGCACATCCCGCCCATCGTCCGCGGCGAGGTGCAGTGGTGCGTCGGCTATTCCGAGCCCAACGCCGGCTCCGACCTGGCCTCCCTGCAAATGCGGTGCGAGGACGCCGGCGATCATTGGGTCATCAACGGCCAAAAGACGTGGACGTCGGGCGCCCAGTACTCCGACTGGTGCGGGGCCCTGGTGCGCACCGACTTCGCGGCCAAGAAGCATGACGGCATCAGCTTCATGCTGATCGACATGCACCAGCCGGCCATCGACCCGCGACCCATCGCGCTCATCGCCGGGGCCTCGCCGTTCTGCGAGACCTTCTTCACCGACGCCCGGGCCGAGAAGGACGGCCTGCTCGGCGAGCTCAACCACGGCTGGACAGTCGGCAAGCGGCTGCTGCAGCACGAGCGCGCCAGCCAGACGGGGGCGTCAGGAGGAGGCCGGGCCACGCCGCTGCAGGACATCGCCAAGCGCTATGTGGGAGTCGACGACCAGGGCCGGCTGGCCGACAGCGACCTGCGCACCCGGCTGACCCAGCACCTGATGGACGCCAAGATGCACGGCCTGACCCTGGCGCGGATCGTCGCGGAGTCGAAGGGCGCCTCGGGCGCGAACACCACGGCATCCATCCTGAAGAACTCCGCCACCAATGTGGCCCAGACGCGGGCCGAACTCAGCCTGGAGATCTTCGGGCACCAGGGCCTGGGCTGGGAGGGCGAGACCTTCAGCCAGGAAGAGATCGAGACCGTGCGCGGCTGGCTGGGCGGCAAGGCCATGTCGATCTATGGCGGCTCGCTCGAGATCCAGAACAATATCATCTCCAAGCGCATCCTGGGCCTTCCGGACAACACCCAGTCGAGCTGAGTCGGGCCGCCGCGCGGATATCCGAGAACGCCCGGGCCTCCTGAGCCCGGACCATTGGCCGCAAGTCGTTTCTAAAGCGGAGGCTCGACGGCGCGCATCGTGAATGATAATCGTTCGCAATTGAGGCGCGTAAGGACCTCGCGATGAACGATCTATCGGTGCAGGCGGATTTGGCCGCGAATTCCGCGGCGGGCCTTGTCGTGCGCCTGAGCTCGCTCGAGGTCGGCGCGACCGGGGTCATCGTCGACGTCCGCGCCGAGAGCGCGCCCCTGGCCCACGGCGTCGACGTTCACGAGCTGCAGCGCCGCCTCCTGGAGTTCGGCTTCGTGGAGGGCGCCCGCATCGAGGTGCTGCACGAGGGCGCCATTCGCCACGACCCGATCGCCGTCCGGGTGGACGACACCCGCGTCGCCCTGCGTCGCCGCGACGCCGAGGACGTGTTCATCCTGCTCGACACGCCGCAGAAATGACCCAGACCGCCACGCTCGCGTCCGCCAGGGTCGCCCTGGTCGGCAATCCCAATTCCGGCAAGACGGCGCTGTTTAACGCGCTCACCGGCGCCCGCCAGAAGGTCGCCAACTACGCCGGGGTCACGGTCGAGCGGAAGGAGGGCGTGGTCACGACGCCCGCCGGCCGCAGCCTGCACATCCTGGACCTGCCCGGCACCTATTCCCTGCGCGCCCGCAGCCCCGACGAAGTGGTCACCCGCGACGCGGTCCTCGGCCGGCTGGAGGGCGAGGTTCCGCCCGACGTGGTGGTCTGCGTGGCCGACGCCACCAACCTGCGCCTGGTGTTGCGCCTGGCCCTGGAGCTCAAGGCCGTCGGCCGGCCGATGGTGCTGGCCCTCAACATGTACGACATCGCCCAGCGCCAGGGCCTGCGGATCGACCTGGAGGGCCTGTCGCGCGAGATCGGCGCCCCCATCGTCACCACCGTGGCCACCCGCAAGCGCGGCATCGACGACCTGATCGCCCAGGTCGACGCCCTGGCCGCCAGCGGCGCCCTACCCGGCGAGAACACCTGGCGCGAACCCGACGCGGCCGAGATCCGCCGCGCCCATGCCGAGGCCCAGCGGATTGTGCGCACCTATGTCCGCCCGCCCGAACATCCCGACACCTGGACCGGCCGCGTGGACGCGGTCCTGCTGCACCCGTTCTGGGGCCTGGCGATCCTGTTCTCGCTGCTGTTCCTGATGTTCCAAGCGGTGTTCACCTGGGCCACCCCGGCCATGGACGGCATCGAGGCCGCCTTCGGCTGGCTGGGCGGTCTGGTGGGCCAGGTGGTGACCAACGATCTCGCCCGCAGCCTGATCGCCGACGGGGTCATAGCCGGGGTCGGCAGCGTGCTGGTCTTCCTGCCGCAGATCCTGATCCTGTTCCTGTTCATCCTCCTGCTGGAGGACTTCGGCTACATGGCGCGGGCGGCCTTCCTGATGGACCGGATCATGGGCGGTGCAGGACTGCACGGGCGGGCGTTCATCCCTCTGCTCTCCTCCTTCGCCTGCGCCATCCCCGGGATCATGTCGACGCGGGTGATCGATTCCAAGCACGACCGGCTGACCACCATACTGGTGGCCCCGCTGATGACCTGTTCGGCGCGGATCCCGGTCTACACCCTGATCATCGCCGCCTTCATCCCCAACACCCAGGTCTGGGGCTTCATGAGCCTGCAGGGCCTGGTGATGTTCAGCCTCTACGCCGCGGGCATCCTCAGCGCGCTCGCCGTCTCCTTCGTGACCCGCCGGCTGTTCTGGCGCGGGGCGGTGGAGCCGTTCCTGATGGAGCTGCCCACCTACAAGCTGCCCGACCCCGCCAACGTCCTGCGCAACCTATTCCTCCGCGCCCAGATCTTCATCGAGCGGGCCGGGCGCATCATCCTGCCGCTGATGATCCTAATCTGGGTGCTCTCGACCTTCCCCTACGCCCCGGCGGGCGCCCCGGGGCCTGCCATCGACTACAGCTTCGCCGGCATGATCGGCCACGCCATCCAGCCCCTGCTGGCCCCTATCGGCTTCAACTGGCAGATGTCGATCGCGCTCGTACCGGGCATGGCCGCCCGCGAGGTCGCCGTGGCCGCGCTCGGCACCGTCTATGCGGTGGGCGATGCGGAGAACAACACCGGGACCCTTGCCTCGACGCTCAGGGGCCACTGGTCGATGGCCACAGGCCTCTCGTTCCTGGCCTGGTACATCTTCGCCCCGCAATGCGCCGCGACCCTGGGCGTGGTGAAGCGCGAGACCAACAGCTGGCGTTGGCCGATCATCATGTTCGTCTACATGACCACGCTGGCCTATCTGGCGGCCTTCATCGTTTACCGGACGGCGGTCGCCCTGGGCGGGGGATGAAGCTTCACCGTAAACAACTTTTAGGGGAAATTAATTGCGCGCTTTAAGGGATCGCTAAATCTAAACGCCATAGCGTTTCCTGATCGGGGAGCGACAGGATGCAAGTAACCGCCCATAAGCGCCGCAAGGCCGCAGCCAAGCCGACCATCAAGCCGGCGAGCGACCATCTGCTTGAGCGTATTCGAGAAACCCTGCTGCTGTTCGGCGGCGAGGCCCACCGTCGCGACGTGATCGCCAACGTGGCGCGCGAGACCGGTTTCGACGTCAAGAACATCCCTCAGGACTTCGAGGCCGCGGTCATTCTCTCCTTCGAGGAGACCGTCCGCGATGAGGTCCGCCGCGCCGCGCACGGCTTCTATCTGAAGTTCGGCGAGGGCTCGCACCGCTGGAGCGTCAAGCTCCCGGAGACGGCGCACTAAAAGTTTCCGATTCTTCGACCGAGGCCGAAGCAACCTCAGCGACAAACGTTCGATCCTGGCGAGCCCAGCCAGGAGTCGCTGAATGACGAAGACGATAGTTGCGTGCGCCGCGGTCCTCGGCGCGCTGGCGGTCCCCGCGACCGCGGCGGAAACGATCCGACTGCCGGGCGCAGACCGCGAGCCCACCCTTGCGATCAGTCACGAACCCGGGCCCGGGCCCAGCGTGCTCTATGTGCACGGCGCGACCTTCCCCCAGGCCTTATCGATCGGGTACCGCCTGGCGGGCCGTTCCTGGATGGACGACCTGCGCGCCCGCGGCTTTGACGTATGGGCATTCGATCTCGCCGGCTACGGCGACTCGGACCGCCCCGCGGCCATGACCGGCGCCGCGCCCGTGGGCCGAATGGCGGAGGCCGTCAGCCAGATCGCCCGCGTCACGCGCTACATCCGCGCGACCTCGAAGAAGGATCGCGTCTCAATCCTCGCCCATTCCTGGGGAACCTTGCCGGCCGGCGCATTCGCCGCCGAACACCCCGATAGGATCGAGCGCCTGGTTCTCTTCGGTCCGCCCGCCCTGCGCAAAGCCGCCCCGCCGGCCGCCGAGCCAACCACGGGCGCATCGCTGGTCAGCGCTGAGGATCAATGGGCAAGCTTCCAGTCAGGCGTGCCCGCAGGCGAGCCGTCGCCCATCGACAGGGCCCTGTTCGTCCCCTGGGCCGAGGCGTATCTCGCCAGCGACGCCGCCAGCGCCACGCGCAGTCCGCCGGCCGTGCTCGTGCCGACAGGACCTCAGGCCGACTTGGCGGAGGTCTGGTCCGGCCGATTCCCGTACGATCCGGCCAAGGTCCGGGCCTCGACCCTCGTCGTCTACGGCGAGTGGGACCCCATCACGCGCGACGCCGATGCGGCCTGGCTGAAGGAGGCGTTGGTCAAGGCCGAAGGCGGGGTGCGGGTCGCCAAACTGCCCCGCGGCGCACACCGGATGCATCTCGAGGCGAACCGTCAGGTCCTCTTCGACGCAGTCGGCGCCTTTCTGACCGAGGACTAGACGCTACGCCTTGCCGCCCGACAGCGCGTCGGCGGCGCCCTGCAGGCGGCCCAGGAGCCGCTTCAATAGGGCCACCTCATCCGGCGACAGGCCGGCGATCAGCGCCGCCTCGTAGGCGAGCGCAAGCGGCGCCACCTCCGCATGCAGCTGCGCGCCCTGGGCGGTCAGGGCCAGGACATGGGATCGGCCGTCGGCGTGGTGGTCGCTGCGGGCGATCAGTCGCCGGATGCTCAGGCCCTGGGCGGCGCGGCTGACCGTCACCTTGTCCATGCCGGTGCGCGCGACGATGGCCCCCTGGGTCAGGCCGCCGTCCTCGGCCAGGACGCAGATCAGCCGCCACTGCGGGATGTTGAGCCCAAAACGGTCCTCATAGGCGCGCGCGATCAGCTGGCTGACGGCGTTGGAGGCCACCGAGAGCCGATACGGCAGATAGGCGTCCAGCTTCAGCTCGCCCGCGGGCGGGTCGGAAAGCTGGCGCTGCACGCTCATGACCCTTGGACCTCCTGCTCGATGGCGCCGAAGATGGTGTGACGGCGCGGATCGCGCATCTCAATCCGCACTCGGTCGCCGGGCTTGAGGAACGGCGTCTTGGGCGCGCCGTGTGCAAGGGTTTCGACGGTTCGCAACTCCGCGAGGCAGGAATAGCCGACGCCACCTTCGGCGACGGGTTTACCTGGGCCGCCGTCGGGACCTCGGTTCGACACCGTGCCGGAGCCGACGATGGTCCCGGCGCTGAGCGCCCGGGTCTTGGCGGCATGGGCGATCAGGGTCCCGAAGTCGAAGGTCATGTCGACCCCGGCGTCGGCCTCGCCGAGCGGCTTGCCGTTCAGTTCGACCTCCAGCGCGCCGTGCAGCTTGCCGTCCTTCCAGGCCTCGCCCAGCGCGTCGGGGGTCACGGCCACCGGCGAGAACGCCGAGGCCGGCTTCGACTGGAAGAAGCCGAAGTTCTTGGAAAGCTCGGCGGGGATCAGGTTGCGCAGGCTTACGTCGTTGACCAGCATGACCAGGCGGACGGCGGCCAGGGCCTCCTCGCGGCTGGCGCCCAGGGGCACGTCGCCGGTGACCACCGCCACCTCGCCCTCCAGGTCACAGCCCCAGGCCTCGTCGGCCAGCGGGATCGGATCGCGCGGCGCCAGGAAGTTGTCGGAGCCGCCCTGGTACATCAGCGGATCGGTCCAGAAGCTGTCGGGCATGTCGGCCGCGCGCGCCTTCCGCACCAGGGCCACATGGTTCACATAGGCCGAGCCGTCGGCCCACTGATAGGCGCGCGGCAGGGGGCTCTCGGCGTCCTTCTCGTGGAACCGGACCCTGGGGATCGAGCCGGTCTCCAGACCCTCGGCCAGGCCGCGCAGCAGGGGCTCGCAGCGTTCCCAGTCGTCGAGGGCGGCCTGCAGGGTCGGCGCGACATTGGTCGCCTCGACGCACCAGGCGAGATCGTTGGAAACCACCACGAGGCGGCCGTCACGACCCCACTTGAGCGATGCGAGCTTCATACTAGTTTTCCTCCCGGCGGACGGTGCGTGTCAGGCGCACGCCTTGTTCGTAGGCCTCTGGCAAATAGACCACGACCTCGACGCAGATGTCGCCGCCGGCCTCGTCGGCCCACAGGTAATTACGCTCGAAACAGACGTCGCGGCCGGCCGGGGTGTAGCCTTCATAGGTGTCGCCCCAGGGCGTGCAGGCGGCCATGTCGCGGCGGGGTAGCGAACAGGCGCGTTCCAGCTCCTCCTCAGCGGCTTCCGTCAGATCGGCCTTGAGATCGGCTTGCGCCATCGCCTAGCCCGCCTTCAAGCCGGCGTCCGCCAGCTGTTGACGTAGTCCGGGTTCTCCACCGTAGAGGCCGCCTCGCCCACGTCCAGGGGATCGCGGGTGTCGATCATCACGGCGTATTCGTCGGTGGCCGCCTTGGGCTGGCTCAGCATGTTCTTCAGCGCCTTCGGGTGCGGCCCGTGGGTGAAGCCGGAGGGATGGAATGTCATCATCCCGGCCTCGATGTGGTCGCGGCTGAAGAAGTCGCCGGCGTGGTAGAACAGCACCTCGTCGAAATCGTCGTTGTTGTGGAAGAACGGCACCTTCAGCGCGCCCGGATCGGTCTCGAAGGGCCTGGGCGCGAAGGTGCAGACCACGAACCGGTCGGACACGAATGTTGTGTGGACGCTGGGCGGCAGATGGTAGCGATGGCTCACCACCGGGCGGATATGGCGCACGTTCAGCCGCACCGGGGCCAGCTCCCCGTGCCAGCCCACCGCGTCCAGCGGATTGTACGGATAGGTGACCGTGGAGACCTCGCCGCGCTTCTTGACGGCCACCCGGGTCTCGCCGTCCTGCGCCTGGTGGGCCTTGAAGGCCTCGTTCAGCTCCGGGGTGTCCAGCATGGCCGGATCGAACAGGGCGTGGCCCCCCAGCAGACCCTTGTCGGGCAGGGTGAAGTGGCTGTTGGTCGCCTGGATCATCAGGATGGCCGTCGGTTCGGCTGGGCTCAGCCGCCACATGGTCCCGCGCGGCATGTAGAGATAGTCCCCGGCCTCATAGGAGATGTGGCCATAGTCGCAGAACAGGTCGCCGCGCCCCTGGTGGACGAACAGCAACTGGTCGCCGTCGGCGTTGCGGGCGAGGCCCGGCATGGCCTGCCCCAGCTTCCAGAAGCGCATCTCGGTGGCGGCGTTCTTCAGGATCACCGGGGCGTCCCAGGGCGAACCCTGCGCCTCGTTCAGCCGGGCTAGGTCGAAGGCGCGGGGACGCAGGGGCCCCTCGAAGTCGCTCCAGCCGGTGGGCGGGCGCGGATGGTGGATGAAGGCGGCCGGGCCGAAGAACCCTTCCTTGGATATCTCGCGCTCATAGGTGCCGGCGGGCATGTCGGCGTGAGCCTGGCGCGAATGGGCGCCTTGGGCGGCGCGGACGGGGATCCAGTTGCGGGCCATTCAGGGTTCGTCCTTGTAGATGCTGACCACGAGCGGCCGGTCGGCGGCCAGGCTGGCGCGGTACATGCCCGAGGTGTTGTAGCTCCAGGCCACCTGGCCGTCAGGCGCCACGGCGATGATCCCGCCGTCGCCGCCCAGGGCGGTGAGCTTATCCTGGATCACCAAATCGGCCGCGGCCTGCAGCGAAAGACCCTTGTGCTCGACCAGGGCGGCGATCTCGTGGGCCACGCCCAGGCGGATGAAGTACTCGCCGGTCCCGGTGGCCGAGACGGCGCAGGCGGCGTTGGACGCATAGGTCCCCGCCCCGATCACCGGTGAATCGCCCACCCGGCCCCACTGCTTGCCGGTGGTGCCGCCGGTCGACGTGCCCGCCGCCACATTGCCCGAGGTGTCGAGCGCGACCACGCCCACCGTGCCGTACTTGCCCTCGTCGTGGGCCAGGGCGTGGACCGGATCGGGCCGATGCTCGCCCACCGGCCGGGGCGGGACCGGCAGGTCGTGGGCCTTGGCGAAGTTCTCGAGGCTGCGCCAGCGGCGCTCGGTGAAGAAGTAGGACGGGTCGGCCTGCTCCACGCCGACGGCCTTGGAGAAGGCGTCGGCGCCGGCTCCGACCAGCAGGACATGGGAGGACCGCTCCATGACCGCGCGGGCCAGCGAGATCGGGTGGCGCGTGCGGGTGACGCCGGCCACCGCCCCGGCCGCCAGGGTGGCGCCGTCCATGATCGAGGCGTCCAGTTCGTTGGCGCCCCGGGCGGTGAACACCGCGCCGCGGCCGGCGTTGAACAGGGGGTCGTCCTCCAGCAGGCGGATGGCCGCCTCGACGGCGTCGAGCGCCGAACCGCCGGCTCGCAGGACCGCGCCCCCGGCCTCGGCGACGCGCCCGAGGGCGGCGCGATAGGCCGCTTCCTGCTCGGGCCTCAGATGCCGGCGCTCAATGACGCCCGCGCCGCCATGGACGGCGATGGCCCAGTTCGGCGTCGACAAGCCTCAGCCCTCCTTGGCGGGTAGGACCCCACGGCGGATTTGGTCCAGCTCGATGGACTCGAACAGCGCCTTGAAGTTGCCCTCGCCGAAGCCCTCGTTGCCCTTGCGCTGGATCATCTCGAAGAAGATCGGGCCGATCATGTTCTCGGTGAAGATCTGCAGCAGGATGCCCTGGCCCTCGGTGGGCGCGCCGTCCAGCAGGATCTTGTCGGCGCGCAGGCGGTTGACGTTCTCGCCGTGGCCGGGGACCCGGGCGTCGATGCCGTCGAAATAGGTGTCGATGGTGTCCTGGAACTTGACGCCCCGGTCGCGCATGGTCTCGACGGTCTCGAAGATATCGTCGGTCCCCAGCGCCACGTGCTGGATGCCCTCGCCGCCGTAGTCCTTGAGGAACTCCTCGATCTGGCTGTGGTCGTCCTGGCTCTCGTTCAGCGGGATGCGGATCTTGCCGCAAGGGCTGGTCATGGCCTTGGAGAACAGGCCGGTCTGCGAGCCCTCGATGTCGAAATAGCGGATCTCGCGGAAATTGAAGATCTTCTCGTAGAAGTCGGCCCACCTGGCCATGCCGCCGCGGACCACGTTGTGGGTCAGGTGGTCGAGATAGGTCAGGCCGACGCTATTCCTGGCCATCTGCTCGGCCGCGCCGTCGATGGGCAGGAAGTCGACGTCATAGATCTCCTGGGCCCCATAGCGGTCGACCAGGTAGAGGTTCGAGCCGCCGATCCCCTCAATGGCCGGGATGTTCAGCTCCATGGCGCCGACTGGGCCCTGCACCGCCTTGGCGCCGCGCTCGACCGCGAGCTTGAGCGCCTTTGCCGCGTCCTTGACGCGAAAGGCCATGGCGTTGGCCGAGGGGCCGTGGACCTCCCGGAACGCCGCAGCCTGGCCCGACGGCTCCATGTTGAGGATGAAGTTGATGTCGCCCTGGCGGAAGCGCAGTACGTTCTTCGAGCGGTGCTTGGACACCGCCGTGAAACCCATCATCTCGAACAGGCCCTTCAGCCGTTCGGGCTCGGGAGAGGTGAACTCCACGAACTCGAAGCCGTCGGTGCCGAGCGGATTCTCGAACAGGTCGCCCGCCTTGGCGACGTCGGACTTCACATGGGTGGTCATCGCGGGTCTCCCGAGAGATAGTATCAAGTGAAACTAGGTGCCTGAAGCCGAGGTAGGAGACAAGCCCTCCCTCGGCTGGTAGCTAACGTTTGAACGCTCCCAACGGATCGACATGCTTCGCAAAACCTACGACTGGGTCATGGGCCTGGCCGCCTCGCGCCACGCCCCGGCCAGCCTGGCGGCCGTTTCGTTCGCCGAGAGCTCCTTCTTCCCCATCCCGCCCGACGTGATGTTGGCGCCCATGGTGCTGGCCCGGCCCGATCGCGCCTACGTCTACGCCACGATCTGCACCGCGGCCTCGGTCGTGGGCGGGATGTTCGGCTACATGATCGGCCATTTCCTGGGCCCGGTGGGCGAGTGGCTGCTGATGATCACCGGCAATTCCGGAGGCCAGGCCGCCTTCGAGGCCTGGTTCGCGGAGTGGGGCCTTTGGGTGATCCTGATCAAGGGCCTGACCCCGATCCCCTACAAGCTGGTGACGATCTCGGCCGGCCTGGCCGAGTTCTCGTTCTTCACCTTCGTCTGGGCCTCCGTCGTGACGCGGGGTGCGCGGTTCTTCCTGGCCGCCACTCTGATCAAGTATTTCGGCCCCGCGGTGCGCGAGGAGGTGGAGAAGCGGCTGACCCTCTACACCGTGATCGGCCTGGTCGTGCTGGTGGGCGGATTCATCGCGCTCAAGCTTCTCTAGAGCCGGGCGGCGTTTTAGGATCATATCGGCGGCGATGAGCGGTCTCATAACCCCCTTCCTTGAGCGCTGGCGCCTGACGGCGTTCGCTTCGTCGCTGTTGATGCTGGCCATCGCCCACGCCTTCGAGACCTTCGGCGGCCTCGCCCCCTGCACCCTCTGCCTGCGCGCCCGCGAGGTCTATTGGGTCGCCGCGACCGTGGCTCTTGTGGGCATGCTGGTGGTCCGGATGCGGGACGGCGGCCGCTTCAAGGTCGCCTTCAACGCCCTGCTGGCCCTGGTTTTCGCCGCAGGGGTGGGGCTGGCGGTCTATCACGCCGGGGCGGAGTGGAAGTTCTGGCCGGGCCCGACCGCCTGCGCCAGCACGGGCGGTTCGGTGAGCGCCGGCGACATGGCCGCCCTGCTGAACGGCGCCAAGATCAAGCCGCCGGCCTGCGACGAGGCGGCCTGGGTGTTCCTGGGCCTGTCCATGGCCGGCTGGAACGCCCTGGTCTCCCTGAAGCTGACCGTCCTCAGCCTGCTGGCCGTCCGCCACGAACGGAGCAGGCGAT
This genomic stretch from Phenylobacterium sp. LH3H17 harbors:
- a CDS encoding AraC family transcriptional regulator; translation: MPEVAVQSLLKTPTVSVRDICCQGRCRRRSAEESASATELVFPYRGVYARHVGADQAIAEANQVLFFNAGEGYRVSHPVAGGDACLSLAIDEPLLRELAPKALLRDGAAVAFRRQRLRIDPRAQELIALLRHGLRQGSAEPLEAESLALTLVQRALGPRTTHAAGASPGRQKLADRVKLVLASDPARRWTLADIAAEVGGSPVYLTQVFQQVEGLPLYRYQMRLRLARALNLLPQYDDLTALGLDLGFSSHSHFSAAFRETYGRSPSAFRRAALRRVTPGG
- a CDS encoding alpha/beta hydrolase → MTKTIVACAAVLGALAVPATAAETIRLPGADREPTLAISHEPGPGPSVLYVHGATFPQALSIGYRLAGRSWMDDLRARGFDVWAFDLAGYGDSDRPAAMTGAAPVGRMAEAVSQIARVTRYIRATSKKDRVSILAHSWGTLPAGAFAAEHPDRIERLVLFGPPALRKAAPPAAEPTTGASLVSAEDQWASFQSGVPAGEPSPIDRALFVPWAEAYLASDAASATRSPPAVLVPTGPQADLAEVWSGRFPYDPAKVRASTLVVYGEWDPITRDADAAWLKEALVKAEGGVRVAKLPRGAHRMHLEANRQVLFDAVGAFLTED
- a CDS encoding acyl-CoA dehydrogenase family protein — encoded protein: MADFGGEPNLEAFRAEARGWLEANFPPTLAGKGVLASAEISAPNPDLAAWRKAVGAKGWGTPTWPTQYGGGGLSPQEAKVLAQEMAKLGAFNPLMFGMGVTMIGPTIMDYGTEAQKAKHIPPIVRGEVQWCVGYSEPNAGSDLASLQMRCEDAGDHWVINGQKTWTSGAQYSDWCGALVRTDFAAKKHDGISFMLIDMHQPAIDPRPIALIAGASPFCETFFTDARAEKDGLLGELNHGWTVGKRLLQHERASQTGASGGGRATPLQDIAKRYVGVDDQGRLADSDLRTRLTQHLMDAKMHGLTLARIVAESKGASGANTTASILKNSATNVAQTRAELSLEIFGHQGLGWEGETFSQEEIETVRGWLGGKAMSIYGGSLEIQNNIISKRILGLPDNTQSS
- a CDS encoding ferrous iron transporter B, producing MTQTATLASARVALVGNPNSGKTALFNALTGARQKVANYAGVTVERKEGVVTTPAGRSLHILDLPGTYSLRARSPDEVVTRDAVLGRLEGEVPPDVVVCVADATNLRLVLRLALELKAVGRPMVLALNMYDIAQRQGLRIDLEGLSREIGAPIVTTVATRKRGIDDLIAQVDALAASGALPGENTWREPDAAEIRRAHAEAQRIVRTYVRPPEHPDTWTGRVDAVLLHPFWGLAILFSLLFLMFQAVFTWATPAMDGIEAAFGWLGGLVGQVVTNDLARSLIADGVIAGVGSVLVFLPQILILFLFILLLEDFGYMARAAFLMDRIMGGAGLHGRAFIPLLSSFACAIPGIMSTRVIDSKHDRLTTILVAPLMTCSARIPVYTLIIAAFIPNTQVWGFMSLQGLVMFSLYAAGILSALAVSFVTRRLFWRGAVEPFLMELPTYKLPDPANVLRNLFLRAQIFIERAGRIILPLMILIWVLSTFPYAPAGAPGPAIDYSFAGMIGHAIQPLLAPIGFNWQMSIALVPGMAAREVAVAALGTVYAVGDAENNTGTLASTLRGHWSMATGLSFLAWYIFAPQCAATLGVVKRETNSWRWPIIMFVYMTTLAYLAAFIVYRTAVALGGG
- a CDS encoding MarR family winged helix-turn-helix transcriptional regulator — its product is MSVQRQLSDPPAGELKLDAYLPYRLSVASNAVSQLIARAYEDRFGLNIPQWRLICVLAEDGGLTQGAIVARTGMDKVTVSRAAQGLSIRRLIARSDHHADGRSHVLALTAQGAQLHAEVAPLALAYEAALIAGLSPDEVALLKRLLGRLQGAADALSGGKA
- a CDS encoding DoxX family protein — translated: MSDTMTPKLWRWIGWVLTGLFTAFMIFDTSIKLLDLEIVRESLVGLGYPAHLGRGIGVIELVCLVFFLVPRTSLLGAILMMSVLGGGITSQMRLEAPLFSHVLFGVYLGLLMWGGLFLRDSRLRGLFPIRR
- a CDS encoding FeoA family protein, with the translated sequence MNDLSVQADLAANSAAGLVVRLSSLEVGATGVIVDVRAESAPLAHGVDVHELQRRLLEFGFVEGARIEVLHEGAIRHDPIAVRVDDTRVALRRRDAEDVFILLDTPQK
- a CDS encoding YciI family protein produces the protein MLYAILCYNSEQIVGSWTQEQDDAVMARLQVVHEALDGKLGPAIRLNPTKAATTLMKNEEPHYVIDGPYAETKEALLGFYILDVADKEEALDAARQLAVANPGGAYEIRPIMLYIPGMALPET